ACTCACTCTCACTCTGACCTATTTCACCCTGATCCACCCAGATGTGTTACACTCCAAGCCCTATGCTCTTTCCGTGTTGGGCCCAACATTGGAAGCCATTTAAAGTTCTTACTAACGTTGGTCTACCAAAGCTAGTGGGATTTTCCATGTTGGTCATTACACCTGGACCTAGAGACTAGAAAGGAGGGCAATGTTAGACCAATACCAATCTGTTTTTATTAACCCTTTCCCTGGGCTTTCTTCAGTTTTTGTTGAGGAGCAGAGCATAGGAGAGTTTGACCAGGACTCAGAGGACTGGGTCAAGCTGGCTGAAATAATAAGGAAGTTTGGTCATCTGGAGAGATCAGAAAGTTGGCAACTTGCTCAATACAGCATTCAAGGTAGGGCAAACAAAAAAGACCCCTCCCCCAAAGACTAGGGCTGTAGCTGGGGCTGGAGGTGATGTCACATAAACACTGCTGAGGTCATAGAagcttccctttcctccctctgtctcttcattGCCACAAAGTCTCCCCAGCTAGCTAGCCCCCACATATCTGCACACACTTACATGTGAAGGCTGGGAAGGGTCAGACACCATCCGGGCACTCTTAGGTACACAAAAGTGGTGGGGaagtgggtggtggtggtgattattCAGTGTATAGGATCCCCACTAGTATCCCCAGTGCTGGGAAGGGTAGGTGGGATGGGAGTAaggggggaaaggagagagaggactaGGGAGAAGGGGTTTCTTCCTGTTATTGAATCTGATTTTTATGTTAACCTCCATCCTCATTACTCCACagtcctcccttcccctcctgcttCACCCCCGAGTCTCCCTCCCTACTGTCCTCCCCTACCTCCAGTTGACCATGGCATCAGAAGCAGAGAAAACATTCCAGAGATTTGCTGTCTTTGGAGAATCATCAAGCACTGGCACTGAAATGAACAATAAGAACTTTTCCAAGCTGTGCAAAGACTGTGGCATCATGGACGGCAAAATGGTCACCTCCACTGATGTAGACATCGTGTTCAGCAAAGTCAAGTAAGGGATGAAAGATGGGAGTGGGAGTGATGAGGAGAACAAACAAGGCAATGGACATGGAAGGGTTCATGTTGCAGAACGTTTGTAATAGGTCTACTGTGCACCTATTGGGTACCTGGCACTGTTCTATTCGCTGTCCTCAAGACTTGCAGTGTCAAGAAGCCAAGTCTTGAGAGAGGGGAGGGTTGgactttggaaggtgattagtgCATGTTCTAGAGTTCCTGGATTTCTGTCTCACTGACCAGGGCCAAGAATGCCCGAACCATCACCTTTCAACAGTTCCAAGAGGCAGTGAAAGAACTGGGCCAGAAGCGGTTCAAGGGGAAGAACCCAGATGAAGCCCTTGCGGACATTTATAAACTCATGGAGGGCAAGGATCCAGCTACTACTGGTGTTACTGTGAGTGACATTTTTCCTCTTGAACCTTTACCACTTCCCTAAATCCCTGCTGTTCCtgtctcccctcctgccctcccatgTCCCTAACCCCTGCCAGCTCTGATATTGTAGGGAGAGTGTTGGTATTGGAAGACGTTAGAGATCAATCTAGTCATTTCAGAGGCGAAGAAACGGTGGTCCAGacaggggaagtgacttgcccgaggtccACAGCTATTTTAGCAGTGAAATTTAGACTCATTCCCAAGTCTCCAGTATCTGATCCAGGCAACTAGGGCCTGGTGGAATTGGGGGAGGCTGAGTGCAGAGGACTTGGTACCTGATCCCCACTCATCCTCCTGCTCTTATAGAAGGTCTaatctctgacttcctgcctCTCACCCACCCTATTTGTCCCCTCTCTACTAAAAGCACTTTCTACTCTAGGTTTCAAATAGGGCCTTCCCAGTAGGAGGGACCTTGCATATTGTGTCTGGGGTTGAAGTCCTCTGGCAGCAGCCTGGTCAAAATACCGCCTCTGGAAGCAGAAAAATCCATCCCCCTCCACTCATTCCCATACCCCAGATTCCTCCTCCCTCAGGAGTAGATGGCCTTTGCCCCAGTTTCTCCTCACAGCTGCCTCTGGACCTTGAAAACAGCACCATGACACAGGGAGTGCAAGAGCTCTGAGCACTTGCAGAATCAAGGGCCGTCTTTAAAGAAGGGTGTGGcagtggagaggagggaggaggggagatcAGACCCatcattccttggcttgcagaaaATGACGATGGTGGGGGCGGTGAGCCGGCTGACAGAC
This is a stretch of genomic DNA from Equus caballus isolate H_3958 breed thoroughbred chromosome 1, TB-T2T, whole genome shotgun sequence. It encodes these proteins:
- the TPPP2 gene encoding tubulin polymerization-promoting protein family member 2 encodes the protein MASEAEKTFQRFAVFGESSSTGTEMNNKNFSKLCKDCGIMDGKMVTSTDVDIVFSKVKAKNARTITFQQFQEAVKELGQKRFKGKNPDEALADIYKLMEGKDPATTGVTKMTMVGAVSRLTDTSKYTGTHKERFDESGKGKGIAGREDVTDNSGYVSGYKGAGTYDKKASN